The Allorhodopirellula heiligendammensis genome includes a window with the following:
- the nhaD gene encoding sodium:proton antiporter NhaD, with the protein MHTLILVVFVIGYLAIALEHKIHINKAASALFIGVVCWALYVVDVGAFITPDTIPDWFRMEAESEGIEQVPLHFAIDAQHLHQTGEIASILFFLMGAMTIVELVDSHESFALITDRIRTTNKRVLLWIVAILTFFMSAVLDNLTTTIVMVSLLKKLVHDRDDRWKFVGLVVISANAGGAWTVIGDVTTTMLWIQHKIGTVEVMQEIFWGSLVCMLVPLIGFSLTMPGTLAPVERERSIRPDIRPWHQWLFLVLGLIALLGVPVFKTFTHLPPYMGMMLSLSVLWIVSELVGHTLGEETRSTTGVLPALKRVDMSSILFFLGILLAVGSLGATGMLQSTAVWLDSVLPNRDVVAVVIGLVSAVVDNVPLVAAGMEMYDLPMNDPFWMLLAYCAGTGGSCLIIGSAAGVAAMGLEHIDFLWYFRKITLWAVIGYLIGAVVVTATLTRV; encoded by the coding sequence ATGCACACACTGATTCTGGTCGTTTTCGTGATCGGCTACCTCGCGATTGCTTTGGAGCACAAGATCCATATCAACAAGGCCGCCAGCGCCTTGTTCATTGGCGTGGTGTGCTGGGCCTTATACGTGGTGGACGTGGGGGCGTTTATCACGCCCGATACGATTCCAGATTGGTTTCGCATGGAGGCCGAATCGGAAGGGATCGAGCAGGTCCCATTGCACTTCGCCATCGATGCTCAGCACCTGCATCAGACTGGCGAGATCGCCAGCATCTTGTTCTTCTTGATGGGGGCCATGACGATCGTCGAGCTAGTCGATTCGCATGAGTCGTTCGCCTTGATCACCGACCGTATCCGCACGACCAACAAACGCGTGCTACTGTGGATCGTCGCGATTTTGACATTCTTTATGTCGGCGGTCCTGGACAACCTAACGACGACGATTGTGATGGTCTCGTTATTGAAAAAGCTGGTTCATGACCGTGACGATCGATGGAAATTCGTGGGCTTGGTCGTGATCTCGGCGAATGCTGGCGGGGCGTGGACGGTGATTGGCGACGTGACGACGACAATGCTGTGGATCCAGCATAAAATTGGAACGGTCGAAGTCATGCAAGAGATTTTCTGGGGCAGTCTGGTATGCATGCTGGTGCCATTAATCGGCTTCTCATTGACGATGCCAGGCACTTTGGCACCGGTCGAAAGAGAGCGTTCAATTCGGCCCGACATCCGCCCCTGGCATCAGTGGTTGTTCTTGGTTCTGGGGCTGATCGCACTTCTGGGAGTGCCTGTCTTCAAGACTTTCACTCATCTGCCACCCTATATGGGAATGATGCTGAGCCTCTCGGTGCTATGGATCGTCTCCGAATTAGTCGGCCACACCCTCGGCGAAGAAACCCGCTCAACGACCGGCGTGCTGCCCGCGCTCAAGCGAGTAGACATGTCTTCGATACTGTTTTTCCTTGGCATTTTGTTGGCCGTTGGATCTCTCGGTGCCACGGGGATGCTGCAATCGACGGCGGTGTGGCTTGACAGCGTGCTGCCCAACCGAGACGTCGTGGCCGTCGTGATTGGACTGGTGTCAGCGGTCGTCGACAACGTGCCGTTGGTGGCCGCCGGAATGGAGATGTACGACCTGCCCATGAACGATCCATTTTGGATGTTACTGGCCTATTGCGCCGGGACGGGTGGCAGTTGCCTGATCATTGGCTCCGCCGCGGGTGTCGCGGCGATGGGGCTCGAGCACATCGATTTTCTGTGGTACTTTCGCAAGATCACGCTGTGGGCGGTGATCGGATATCTCATCGGTGCAGTTGTCGTGACCGCCACATTGACTCGCGTTTGA
- a CDS encoding MBL fold metallo-hydrolase: MNTALPPNELPPPPADANSAEVIFLGTGTSVGVPALGCRCDVCTSTDPRNQRTRCAIVVRFKHSNLLIDTPPDLRTQLLREDISLIHAVLFTHEHVDHLYGLDDLRLFPFQLGHAMPLYCESHVEARIRRVYDYAFSDRAPTHPGSTPQLEFVRITHDPFNVLGVEVVPIPMVHGPYFNVLGFRIGNFAYCTDTNAIPAESIERLRGVETLVIDALRFRPHPTHFSVDEAIEVIREISPKRAFLTHLCHDIDHAKVDAQLPAGIELAYDGLRLNIDPTS, translated from the coding sequence ATGAATACCGCGCTGCCCCCTAACGAGCTTCCCCCTCCGCCTGCGGACGCAAATTCGGCAGAGGTTATTTTTTTGGGTACGGGCACGAGTGTGGGCGTCCCCGCGCTGGGATGTCGATGTGATGTCTGTACGAGTACAGATCCTCGCAATCAGCGCACCCGGTGCGCGATCGTGGTGCGATTCAAACATAGCAATTTGTTGATTGATACGCCGCCCGATCTGCGGACGCAGTTGCTACGCGAGGACATCTCGCTCATCCATGCGGTGCTGTTTACTCACGAGCACGTTGACCATCTATACGGTCTCGACGACCTGCGGCTGTTTCCTTTTCAGCTCGGCCACGCCATGCCGCTCTATTGCGAAAGTCATGTCGAGGCGCGTATCCGACGCGTCTATGACTACGCCTTCAGCGACCGCGCACCAACACACCCCGGCTCGACACCTCAACTGGAATTCGTCCGGATCACGCACGATCCGTTCAACGTACTCGGTGTGGAGGTCGTCCCCATCCCAATGGTGCACGGTCCCTATTTCAATGTGCTTGGTTTCCGGATCGGGAATTTCGCCTACTGCACCGATACCAACGCTATCCCCGCTGAGTCGATCGAGCGATTGCGGGGCGTCGAAACGCTCGTCATTGACGCGCTGCGTTTTCGCCCTCACCCGACTCATTTCTCAGTCGACGAAGCGATTGAAGTGATCCGCGAGATCAGCCCGAAACGCGCGTTCTTAACGCATCTTTGTCACGACATCGACCATGCCAAGGTCGACGCTCAACTGCCTGCTGGAATCGAGTTGGCATACGATGGATTGCGATTGAACATCGACCCGACATCGTGA
- a CDS encoding FAD-dependent oxidoreductase, producing MPMSSHRNYYVLLLVVISILGSSVAARRVHAETYDIVIYGGTSAAMTAAVQAKRMNQSVIVVSPDRHLGGLTSGGLGWTDTGNKYVIGGLAKEFYQAVYRHYQDDKSWNFQQREQYGDRAQGHRATDDEDATMWVFEPHVAEQIFDAMMVENEIPVVRDAWLDRESGVVVKDRKIVSIKMLDGQTFSGRQFIDATYEGDLIAAAGVQTTTGRESIADFNEPHAGVQTGRLFHQHHFDVLDRPVDPYIVPGDPSSGVIPRVSADPPGEFGSGDDRIQAYCFRTCFTNHDPNRVPFPKPDGYDAAQYEVLLRCFAAGWEDVFGKFDPLPNFKTDTNNHGPVSFDNIGYNYDYPEASYKRRAEIIREHETYQKGILYFIANDPRVPESIQNKMQRWGLAKDEFTDNGNWPHQIYVREARRMVGQFIMTENHLRKKIETPESVGMGSYSIDSHNTQRYITPEGTVQNEGDIGISTNGPYQIARGCLMPRAEQCVNLTVPVCVSSTHMAFGSIRMEPVFMILGQSAATLSALANQSQTDVQEIGYDALRERLLDDGQILQNRPR from the coding sequence ATGCCAATGTCGTCTCACCGCAATTACTACGTACTTCTCCTGGTCGTCATTTCGATCTTGGGCTCCTCAGTCGCCGCTCGCCGGGTCCACGCCGAGACCTACGACATTGTGATTTATGGGGGAACGTCTGCTGCGATGACAGCTGCCGTGCAGGCCAAACGGATGAATCAGTCGGTGATCGTAGTGTCACCGGATCGTCACCTGGGGGGACTGACCAGCGGCGGACTGGGATGGACCGATACCGGCAACAAGTACGTCATCGGTGGTTTGGCGAAGGAGTTTTACCAAGCGGTTTATCGTCACTACCAAGATGACAAGTCATGGAATTTTCAGCAGCGTGAACAGTACGGTGACCGCGCCCAAGGACATCGGGCCACCGATGACGAGGATGCAACGATGTGGGTCTTCGAACCGCATGTCGCCGAGCAGATCTTTGACGCGATGATGGTGGAGAATGAAATCCCCGTTGTTCGCGACGCGTGGTTGGACCGCGAATCGGGCGTTGTCGTGAAAGACAGGAAAATCGTCTCGATCAAGATGCTCGACGGACAAACCTTCTCCGGACGACAGTTCATCGACGCTACCTATGAGGGGGACTTGATCGCTGCGGCGGGCGTGCAAACGACTACCGGTCGAGAATCGATCGCTGATTTCAACGAACCCCATGCTGGCGTCCAAACGGGCCGTCTGTTTCATCAACATCACTTCGACGTGCTCGATCGCCCAGTGGATCCGTATATCGTGCCAGGCGATCCGTCCAGCGGTGTGATCCCCCGGGTCAGCGCGGACCCACCGGGGGAATTCGGTAGTGGCGACGATCGCATTCAAGCCTATTGCTTCCGTACGTGCTTCACCAACCACGATCCCAATCGCGTGCCGTTTCCGAAACCAGACGGCTACGATGCCGCTCAATACGAAGTCTTGCTGCGATGTTTTGCCGCCGGATGGGAGGATGTTTTTGGAAAGTTTGATCCGCTGCCCAATTTCAAAACGGATACCAACAACCACGGACCCGTCAGTTTCGACAATATTGGCTACAACTACGACTACCCGGAAGCGAGTTACAAGCGCCGGGCGGAGATTATCCGCGAACACGAGACCTATCAAAAAGGAATTCTCTACTTCATCGCGAATGACCCGCGAGTTCCCGAGTCGATCCAGAACAAGATGCAGCGGTGGGGACTGGCGAAAGATGAGTTCACTGACAACGGTAACTGGCCGCATCAGATCTACGTCCGCGAAGCGCGAAGAATGGTCGGTCAATTCATCATGACCGAAAACCATCTACGCAAAAAGATTGAGACCCCCGAGTCGGTCGGCATGGGATCCTACAGCATCGATTCGCATAACACGCAGCGGTACATCACACCCGAGGGCACGGTGCAAAATGAAGGCGATATCGGCATCAGCACCAACGGTCCGTACCAGATCGCAAGGGGGTGTTTGATGCCTCGCGCAGAACAGTGCGTCAACCTTACCGTTCCCGTTTGTGTTTCGTCCACACACATGGCCTTTGGTTCGATTCGAATGGAGCCCGTGTTCATGATTCTCGGGCAATCTGCCGCAACGCTCTCAGCATTGGCGAATCAATCCCAGACCGACGTCCAGGAAATAGGCTACGACGCGCTACGGGAGCGACTGCTCGATGACGGACAGATTTTGCAGAATCGACCGCGTTGA
- a CDS encoding ABC transporter ATP-binding protein: MKSFRRVLLLACRRRLSFIGVLLTSLIIAAMWGGNIGVLYPITEVVFAGEDLASYVHTQVNATDEELREIDEKIAAIDAAVAEGDVRDDQLADKSSLDFRRKTVAYSASWLHWAEPLVNRWAPPGPFNTLLLVVAFLITCTAIKLVALTFNLIMVQYIAEGTVMELREQFFRKSLQLDLDHFGENGSANLTSRLTNDVSHVGIGLSTLIGRVIREPLKMAVCLFGACAVCPRLLLLVMVISPLVAIVMQRLSRAIRRASRRVMEEMSGLYGMLNDAFNGIRVVKSFNTQSHERARFRCHVDGYFRRSMKVAFYNSMARGTSELLGLIMVGMAIIAGGYLTINQETHLLGMRMTERPLDSSKMLLFFAFLIGASDPARKLSDVWSALQRGIVASTRIYEIIDAPVRVTEPAVAIKPPRPHRELRFDNVHFQYPAGPQVLQGIDLTIPHGETIALVGPNGCGKSTLISLLCRFDDPKEGQVCLDDCAINQMATRDLRRRIALVTQRTVLFDDTIENNIRYGSPSADRHAVVRAAKLAFADDFILRKTPHGYETRLGSGGVRLSGGQMQRIALARAFLRNPDILILDEATSQIDIESEMLIHRALEIFLKGRTGIMVTHRASTLAMADRVAVLDHGRVAAVGTHDQLMASNGFYRNLYGSDLADAA; encoded by the coding sequence ATGAAGTCATTCCGCCGAGTTTTGCTGCTCGCCTGCCGCCGACGCCTCTCATTTATCGGGGTTTTGTTGACTTCGTTGATCATCGCTGCGATGTGGGGTGGGAATATTGGCGTGCTCTACCCGATCACGGAGGTTGTCTTTGCAGGGGAGGACTTAGCATCCTACGTCCACACGCAAGTCAACGCGACGGATGAAGAGCTCCGTGAAATCGACGAAAAAATCGCGGCGATCGACGCGGCAGTCGCTGAGGGCGATGTGCGCGACGACCAATTGGCTGACAAATCGTCGCTGGATTTTCGTCGCAAGACCGTGGCGTACTCAGCGTCTTGGCTGCACTGGGCCGAGCCGTTGGTGAACCGCTGGGCACCGCCGGGACCGTTCAACACGTTGCTATTGGTGGTCGCGTTTCTGATCACGTGCACCGCGATCAAGCTCGTTGCGTTAACGTTTAATTTAATTATGGTGCAGTACATCGCCGAAGGCACGGTGATGGAGTTGCGAGAGCAATTTTTCCGTAAATCCCTGCAATTGGACTTAGACCATTTTGGTGAAAACGGATCTGCGAACCTGACCAGTCGATTAACCAATGACGTTTCGCATGTGGGAATCGGGCTCAGCACATTAATTGGTCGCGTGATTCGCGAGCCGCTCAAAATGGCAGTTTGTCTGTTCGGCGCGTGTGCAGTATGTCCACGCTTGCTGCTACTGGTGATGGTAATTTCGCCGCTGGTGGCGATTGTGATGCAACGACTCAGCCGAGCGATCCGTCGTGCCAGTCGCCGAGTGATGGAGGAGATGAGCGGGCTTTATGGAATGCTCAACGATGCCTTCAACGGAATCCGCGTCGTCAAATCATTCAACACTCAATCACACGAGCGTGCTCGCTTTCGCTGCCACGTTGATGGTTATTTCAGGCGTTCGATGAAGGTGGCATTCTACAACTCCATGGCACGGGGCACGAGCGAGTTGCTGGGCCTGATCATGGTGGGGATGGCAATCATCGCTGGCGGCTATCTGACGATTAACCAAGAAACGCATCTGCTTGGCATGCGAATGACCGAGCGGCCTCTGGACAGCTCCAAGATGTTGTTATTCTTCGCATTCTTGATTGGTGCCTCTGATCCTGCACGGAAACTCTCCGATGTCTGGAGCGCATTGCAACGCGGGATTGTGGCATCAACACGCATCTACGAGATCATTGACGCCCCCGTACGTGTCACCGAACCCGCAGTGGCGATCAAGCCGCCACGTCCACACCGTGAACTTCGGTTTGACAATGTGCATTTTCAGTACCCCGCTGGCCCCCAGGTTCTTCAGGGGATCGATTTAACAATCCCCCATGGGGAAACGATTGCGTTGGTGGGCCCAAACGGATGTGGCAAAAGCACGTTGATCAGTCTGCTGTGTCGTTTTGACGACCCCAAAGAGGGGCAAGTGTGTCTTGATGACTGCGCCATCAATCAAATGGCCACTCGTGACCTGCGTCGTCGAATCGCCTTAGTCACCCAACGGACGGTACTATTCGACGATACCATTGAAAACAATATCCGCTACGGCAGCCCCAGTGCCGACCGGCACGCCGTCGTCCGTGCAGCAAAACTTGCCTTTGCCGACGATTTCATCCTCCGCAAAACACCTCATGGCTATGAAACCCGGCTGGGCAGTGGTGGTGTCCGGCTATCGGGTGGCCAGATGCAGCGAATTGCTCTGGCTCGTGCGTTCTTACGCAATCCCGACATTTTGATTCTCGACGAAGCCACCAGCCAAATTGACATTGAGAGCGAAATGTTGATCCACCGTGCCCTGGAAATCTTTCTGAAAGGGCGCACGGGTATCATGGTCACTCACCGCGCCAGCACGTTGGCGATGGCTGACCGGGTCGCCGTTCTCGACCACGGTCGCGTTGCCGCCGTGGGTACTCACGATCAACTCATGGCAAGCAATGGCTTCTATCGCAATCTTTACGGCAGCGATCTTGCGGACGCCGCTTAG
- a CDS encoding ABC transporter permease, with protein MSTVTAVSDSLTTGGQPDEDTASDRWIERIDVWAEKIGDAVNPILIKETRQALKSRQFVLTFSVLLVAALAWTVAGSLSLMPMIYTTPSAPRMLIGYYIVLAIPMLLVVPLAAYRSLEAEIDDGTLELLSITALSPWQIVLGKLASASLQMMLYLVALFPCVAYAYTLRGVDLPTIGLMMAVLITAAIALTIVALAFAPLARGRSGRITTLLVVLMVLMMAQYMIGTGVVFMIVYGNPLTVGWTAFLLITMVLLTFSIGHLLLTATAAQLTPESENRSSGIRWSILLLTTLVFACNAFAIEWIQEDRGQVLAVFFPSLLCLTGLWTFSGALMTAESATVTPRIQRELPGNFLSRLLLLFFTPGPATGLVFACLGIVLVMSASLIGIERMQSLGSVLRPTDFTMLQTLILAYASYLLVLLLCVRAIVAIVRIRNHPRVEIGLAALIAIAVLAALVPYAIGLHANDYRPFEYSGWQSTNWVWTMGQIVDGQSPAWVFEVSVFACVTATLVAIACVGRRALAMRTATPAAVLAEQQKGKL; from the coding sequence ATGAGTACGGTCACCGCTGTTTCTGACTCCCTCACAACAGGCGGTCAACCGGACGAGGATACAGCGTCGGATCGCTGGATCGAGCGAATCGATGTGTGGGCCGAAAAAATTGGTGACGCGGTCAATCCGATTCTTATCAAGGAGACGCGTCAGGCCCTGAAAAGTCGCCAGTTCGTGCTGACGTTCTCGGTCCTGCTGGTCGCTGCACTGGCGTGGACCGTCGCCGGCAGCCTGTCGTTGATGCCGATGATCTATACGACGCCATCGGCACCGCGAATGCTGATCGGGTATTACATCGTGCTCGCGATCCCCATGCTGTTGGTGGTGCCGTTGGCAGCCTATCGCTCGCTCGAAGCGGAGATTGACGACGGGACGCTGGAACTTCTTTCGATCACGGCGCTGAGTCCGTGGCAGATCGTGCTGGGCAAACTCGCCAGCGCATCATTGCAGATGATGTTGTATCTCGTCGCATTGTTTCCCTGCGTGGCCTACGCATACACATTGCGCGGCGTCGATTTGCCCACGATCGGGCTAATGATGGCCGTATTGATTACTGCTGCGATCGCATTGACGATTGTTGCACTAGCATTCGCGCCGCTGGCAAGAGGACGTTCGGGCCGGATCACGACACTGCTCGTCGTGCTGATGGTACTGATGATGGCCCAATACATGATTGGCACAGGGGTCGTCTTCATGATCGTCTACGGCAATCCTCTGACCGTTGGCTGGACCGCATTCCTGCTGATCACGATGGTATTGCTAACCTTCTCAATCGGGCATTTGTTATTGACGGCGACAGCGGCCCAGTTGACCCCTGAGAGCGAAAATCGCAGCAGCGGCATTCGCTGGTCGATCCTCCTACTGACAACTTTGGTGTTCGCGTGCAATGCGTTTGCAATCGAATGGATCCAAGAGGATCGCGGGCAAGTGTTGGCTGTGTTCTTCCCTTCGCTGCTGTGCTTGACGGGCCTGTGGACGTTCAGCGGAGCCTTGATGACGGCGGAGTCGGCAACCGTCACGCCGCGCATCCAGCGAGAGTTGCCCGGCAATTTCCTCAGCCGACTGCTACTGCTATTCTTCACCCCCGGCCCGGCAACAGGCTTAGTGTTTGCATGCTTGGGAATCGTCTTAGTGATGTCAGCATCACTGATAGGGATCGAACGAATGCAGTCCCTCGGCAGTGTACTGAGGCCGACCGACTTCACCATGCTGCAAACGCTGATTTTAGCTTACGCGAGTTACCTGCTGGTGCTGCTACTGTGCGTTCGCGCCATCGTCGCGATCGTCCGAATTCGAAATCACCCACGCGTCGAGATTGGCCTGGCTGCATTGATCGCCATCGCTGTGTTGGCAGCCTTGGTACCCTACGCGATTGGGCTGCATGCGAATGACTATCGCCCCTTTGAATATTCCGGGTGGCAGTCGACGAACTGGGTCTGGACGATGGGGCAAATTGTCGATGGCCAGTCACCAGCGTGGGTTTTCGAGGTCTCGGTTTTCGCCTGCGTGACGGCCACATTAGTCGCCATCGCCTGTGTGGGCCGTCGAGCTCTGGCGATGCGGACAGCTACGCCCGCAGCGGTGTTGGCAGAGCAGCAAAAGGGCAAGCTATGA
- a CDS encoding glycosyl hydrolase family 95 catalytic domain-containing protein produces MTYSRRRYCSALAAGVIVCGQALLVGSVVRGAENAVRWRDELAKCDLTWDQLPKNWMEAPFLGNGEQGTMMYREDEQTLRWDIGNSAAHDHRPPSEDDFSEKNVEVLNRGRLFIGHLRVEFPEKLRGSSLRLSLWDAEAKGEIRTAGGHARWSSIVHAKSPVMRFDIATTGTLTPAKFVYVPAEARNPRALRAQTLRNPENPPAVLSTHHDGVQTAVHNLYAGGQTAVAWYESKSAGTTRLWLSVMHSYPGLDAETLAVEAVRTAASADQSDWLNQHRQWWHRYYQRSYLSTGDPYWDAFYWIQQYKLASATRAEKWIIDNQGPWLQPTAWNALWWNLNVQLSHSGFATANRRGMGAALGRRLDQCRDQLAMNVAEEYRDDSYAIGRSSSGWDLAGHAGQPGTGRPPKDDQIGRECGNLLWALHNVDLEYKYWQDTELRDRVLFPLLVRAVNYYLHFLVEEPDGYLHLPKTYSPEYRIAEDCTYDLDLLRWASGRLLALATEKGLTQAEEPLIAQWQNLQSKLVPTHIDETGRMIGRDVALSGRHRHWSHLLAIYPLRTLTPDTDADRKLIELSLNHWHRHGPAMAGYSVTGGACMAALLGDGDRAYEFLNRLKSFLHPNTLYSEAGSLPVMETPLHGATAIQDMVLQSWGGRIRVFPAVPQKWGDVQFDRLRAEGAFLVSAKRESGKTQWAEVTADAGGSVEVQLPLIDVDWSASDNAQIERIDDGVFRVVLPQDGSVLFWPTGQSQPTPRITATPSRLLRHPFGGSSQVR; encoded by the coding sequence ATGACCTATTCGCGACGTCGCTATTGCTCTGCTCTGGCTGCTGGTGTGATCGTCTGCGGGCAAGCTCTCCTTGTGGGCTCAGTAGTTCGGGGCGCTGAAAACGCCGTGCGCTGGCGTGACGAACTTGCCAAGTGCGACCTGACATGGGACCAGCTTCCCAAGAATTGGATGGAAGCCCCGTTTCTGGGCAACGGTGAGCAGGGAACGATGATGTATCGCGAAGATGAGCAGACACTGCGATGGGATATCGGCAATTCGGCCGCGCATGACCATCGGCCGCCCAGCGAAGACGACTTCAGTGAGAAGAACGTCGAGGTGCTCAATCGGGGACGGCTTTTTATTGGACATCTGCGAGTCGAATTTCCAGAAAAATTACGCGGCAGTTCGTTGCGACTATCACTATGGGATGCCGAGGCGAAAGGCGAAATCCGGACCGCCGGTGGTCACGCACGCTGGTCGTCGATCGTTCACGCGAAGTCGCCGGTGATGCGATTTGATATCGCTACCACCGGAACGCTAACGCCGGCAAAGTTTGTCTATGTCCCCGCAGAGGCACGCAACCCACGTGCTCTGCGCGCACAAACCCTACGCAATCCGGAGAATCCGCCAGCCGTTCTTTCGACGCACCACGACGGTGTCCAAACGGCGGTTCATAACCTTTACGCGGGCGGTCAAACGGCCGTAGCCTGGTATGAGTCGAAATCAGCGGGGACCACTCGGCTGTGGCTGAGCGTGATGCATTCCTATCCGGGTTTGGACGCTGAAACTCTCGCAGTCGAAGCGGTGCGCACCGCCGCCTCCGCAGACCAGAGCGATTGGCTCAACCAGCATCGTCAGTGGTGGCATCGATACTACCAACGCAGCTATCTATCGACCGGCGATCCGTATTGGGACGCATTCTACTGGATCCAGCAGTACAAGCTGGCAAGTGCCACGCGAGCAGAAAAATGGATCATTGACAATCAAGGACCCTGGCTCCAACCGACCGCTTGGAACGCTCTGTGGTGGAATTTGAATGTGCAGCTGTCTCACAGTGGATTTGCTACCGCCAATCGTCGCGGCATGGGTGCAGCGTTGGGACGTCGGCTGGATCAATGCCGCGACCAGTTGGCGATGAACGTCGCCGAGGAGTACCGCGATGACTCGTACGCGATCGGCCGCAGTTCATCGGGTTGGGATCTGGCTGGTCACGCTGGACAACCGGGAACAGGTCGACCGCCGAAGGACGACCAGATCGGTCGTGAATGTGGCAATCTGCTGTGGGCACTTCACAACGTGGATTTGGAATACAAATACTGGCAGGACACTGAACTGCGAGACCGTGTCCTCTTTCCGCTGCTGGTTCGAGCAGTGAACTACTATCTGCACTTCTTGGTCGAGGAGCCCGATGGGTATTTGCACTTGCCGAAAACCTACAGCCCTGAATATCGAATCGCAGAAGATTGCACGTATGACCTCGATCTCCTGCGTTGGGCGTCAGGCAGATTGCTGGCGCTGGCTACTGAAAAAGGTTTGACCCAAGCAGAGGAGCCGTTGATTGCTCAGTGGCAAAATCTTCAGTCGAAACTCGTTCCCACACATATCGATGAGACAGGACGCATGATCGGCCGCGACGTTGCCTTGTCCGGCCGACATCGCCATTGGTCGCACCTGCTCGCAATCTACCCCCTGCGGACGTTGACGCCCGACACAGATGCCGATCGCAAGCTCATCGAGCTGAGTTTGAATCATTGGCATCGTCACGGCCCAGCAATGGCAGGTTATTCAGTGACCGGTGGCGCATGCATGGCCGCATTGTTGGGCGATGGTGATCGCGCATACGAGTTTCTCAATCGACTCAAGTCATTTCTCCATCCCAATACGCTCTATTCTGAAGCCGGCAGCCTCCCCGTCATGGAAACGCCACTCCACGGTGCGACTGCCATCCAAGACATGGTGCTGCAAAGTTGGGGCGGTCGAATCCGCGTTTTCCCAGCTGTGCCACAAAAATGGGGCGATGTCCAATTTGACCGACTTCGTGCGGAGGGTGCGTTCCTGGTTAGCGCAAAGCGCGAGTCGGGAAAGACCCAATGGGCCGAAGTCACCGCAGATGCTGGCGGCAGCGTCGAAGTGCAACTGCCGCTCATCGACGTCGATTGGTCCGCATCCGACAACGCTCAAATCGAACGAATCGACGACGGCGTTTTTCGTGTGGTCCTGCCCCAAGATGGATCCGTGTTGTTCTGGCCCACCGGTCAATCCCAGCCGACACCCCGTATCACCGCGACGCCCTCGCGGTTGCTCCGGCATCCATTTGGTGGCAGCTCACAGGTGCGTTGA